One stretch of Bacteroidales bacterium DNA includes these proteins:
- the thyA gene encoding thymidylate synthase: protein MAQQYLDHSKAILTSNRSNFKGGSKEAGIISLFGYQNEYDLREGYPLLTTKKMATRSMFHETIWFLRGDTNIKYLEDNNAPVWRPDAFQANLPGMKKEGIFPESIAKYSPDWDKAMEEYGQRVREDAEFAARWGDAGPIYGKQWRRWEYFDHDKKKFIEIDQLSNLIDGLRKKPTGKKHIVDSWNPGDTPQMSLPPCHVLYQATANEEGEMELQLYQRSCDQFLGVPFNIASYAALTQVIAQEAGMVPKTFIHTFGDSHFYAGIGKRTAWHKENFREVQKRIRAVTAREQYLDVVEWINKNAPSDGNEEKYDHVTAILEQLSREPKKMPKLRITKKPFDQLTIDDFVVEDYDPHPAIRRSMAV from the coding sequence ATGGCACAACAATATCTAGATCACTCAAAAGCAATTTTAACTTCCAACCGTTCTAATTTTAAAGGGGGAAGCAAAGAGGCAGGGATAATATCCTTATTTGGTTATCAGAACGAATATGATCTCAGGGAGGGATATCCGCTGCTGACTACCAAAAAAATGGCTACACGGTCTATGTTCCATGAGACTATCTGGTTCCTCAGAGGTGATACCAATATCAAATATCTTGAAGATAATAATGCCCCTGTATGGCGGCCCGATGCTTTTCAGGCCAACCTCCCCGGGATGAAAAAAGAAGGGATCTTCCCCGAGAGCATTGCCAAGTATTCCCCCGACTGGGATAAGGCTATGGAAGAATACGGCCAGAGGGTAAGAGAAGATGCTGAGTTCGCAGCCCGCTGGGGCGATGCCGGACCAATCTACGGGAAACAGTGGAGAAGATGGGAATATTTTGATCACGATAAAAAGAAGTTTATTGAAATAGATCAGCTGAGTAACCTGATTGACGGACTCCGCAAGAAACCTACCGGGAAGAAACATATTGTTGATTCGTGGAATCCGGGCGACACTCCGCAGATGTCTTTACCTCCGTGTCATGTTCTCTACCAGGCAACAGCCAACGAGGAGGGCGAGATGGAACTGCAGCTCTACCAGCGCAGCTGTGATCAGTTCCTCGGTGTTCCTTTCAACATAGCCAGTTATGCTGCCCTTACGCAGGTAATTGCACAGGAAGCAGGGATGGTTCCGAAGACATTCATACATACTTTCGGTGATTCACATTTTTATGCAGGCATCGGCAAGAGAACAGCATGGCATAAAGAGAATTTCAGGGAGGTGCAGAAAAGGATCAGAGCCGTTACTGCAAGGGAACAGTACCTGGATGTTGTGGAATGGATCAATAAAAATGCGCCAAGCGATGGCAATGAGGAGAAATATGATCATGTAACTGCTATCCTGGAACAGCTTTCGAGGGAGCCGAAGAAGATGCCTAAACTGCGTATAACAAAAAAACCTTTCGATCAGCTTACAATTGATGATTTCGTTGTG
- a CDS encoding TonB-dependent receptor translates to MKYLCLLLLSLTVSLLLPAQNKVTSYQVSGQIVEKTTGKGVPFATVMIKNDSLKIVKAMASDATGKFTVSLTAPLKYTLTASSVGFKEFKIPIVVSQPRTDLGKLIMEEGVMLKEVTVTAQKPLVRIDPDKITYSMEADPEAQANNALEMLRKVPLITVDAEENITLNGQSNFKVLVNGKSSSMMSANFKEALKSLPANTIKDIEVITNPSSKYDAEGVGGIINIITAKKTINGYNGSINSGVDVRGSVNLGAYLAVKIKKFSLSSRYYGSQFVQPESRTISNTEYFNNSDYHYSASESTSNYKGLSNGYQGEASYDIDSLNLISLAFWGSQSNYQNNSFSETQYMNTDNDITRLYNNHINSTNKAGFLSGNIDYQKTYKKPDKSLTFSYKLDNNPRLSRNNSGVDGLVNYPSYSQVSENEAVGREQTFQADYYDPITKKHQIEGGLKFILRQNISSSEIIRDNIKLDNVNDLDYDQYIMGLYAGYLIKWKKLSTKAGLRLERTWNDGTSRTSGINTDFTNRLFNLVPYITFSYMPKQGQTVKLSYTQRLSRPGIWYLNPYVNNSDSLNISYGNPMLKSEVSHSFELGYTYFAPKFNFSVTSSSSFANNSIERISRVESNGSTASTYENIGKDQLYRLNTYLSYRPSGKLNVFFNGGVTYSKLEAMTAYSINNEGFSYQGYVGGRRTLWKDGSVNVNVGLYSSSIMLQGRSSSFFYTGLSLSQYFLKRKLMLSVSATDPFWYRKTYKSESQDITFFSHMENSYPAQNLRINVAYNFGKLDLQVKKARRGIRNDDLKSGGESSGTTTTQQ, encoded by the coding sequence ATGAAATATTTATGTCTGTTATTGTTAAGCCTTACTGTTTCCTTACTGTTACCGGCACAAAATAAAGTTACCAGCTACCAGGTAAGCGGACAGATTGTTGAGAAAACCACAGGCAAAGGTGTTCCTTTTGCCACTGTAATGATTAAAAACGATAGTCTAAAGATTGTAAAGGCAATGGCCAGCGATGCAACAGGTAAGTTCACTGTCAGTCTGACAGCTCCGCTTAAATATACTTTAACTGCTTCCTCAGTCGGTTTCAAGGAATTTAAAATACCAATAGTGGTATCCCAGCCGAGAACCGATCTGGGAAAACTGATAATGGAAGAGGGAGTTATGCTGAAAGAGGTCACTGTAACCGCTCAGAAGCCTCTTGTTAGAATTGATCCCGACAAGATCACCTACAGCATGGAGGCTGATCCAGAGGCACAGGCTAACAACGCTCTGGAAATGCTTCGGAAAGTCCCGCTCATTACAGTTGATGCCGAGGAAAATATAACTCTTAACGGTCAGTCAAATTTCAAAGTGCTTGTGAACGGTAAGAGCTCCTCAATGATGTCTGCAAACTTCAAGGAGGCCTTAAAGAGTCTTCCTGCCAATACAATAAAAGACATAGAGGTTATCACAAACCCTTCTTCAAAATATGATGCTGAGGGTGTCGGAGGGATAATCAATATTATTACAGCCAAAAAAACAATAAACGGGTACAATGGCAGCATCAACTCAGGTGTTGATGTCCGGGGAAGTGTTAACCTGGGTGCTTACCTGGCTGTAAAAATTAAAAAATTCAGTTTATCATCACGTTATTACGGCAGCCAGTTCGTTCAGCCCGAATCGCGTACAATAAGTAACACCGAATATTTTAATAATTCCGATTATCATTATTCAGCTTCAGAGAGCACCAGCAACTACAAAGGGTTATCCAACGGTTACCAGGGTGAGGCAAGCTATGATATAGATTCACTTAATCTTATCAGTCTCGCTTTCTGGGGATCTCAGAGCAATTACCAGAATAACAGCTTTTCCGAGACACAGTACATGAATACCGATAATGATATTACCCGGTTGTATAATAACCATATAAATAGCACCAACAAAGCAGGATTCCTCTCGGGGAATATCGACTATCAAAAGACTTACAAGAAGCCCGACAAATCCCTCACCTTTTCCTACAAGCTCGATAATAATCCGCGGCTTTCAAGGAACAACAGCGGTGTGGACGGATTAGTAAACTATCCTTCATACAGCCAGGTCTCGGAGAATGAGGCTGTGGGAAGGGAACAGACTTTCCAGGCAGATTACTATGATCCGATCACAAAGAAGCACCAGATTGAAGGAGGACTGAAATTCATCCTGAGGCAAAACATAAGCAGCTCCGAGATCATTCGCGACAACATAAAACTCGACAATGTGAATGATCTCGATTATGATCAGTACATAATGGGTTTGTATGCCGGTTATCTGATTAAGTGGAAGAAGCTCAGCACAAAAGCCGGATTGCGTCTTGAGCGGACGTGGAACGATGGCACATCCCGGACTTCTGGCATCAACACTGATTTTACGAACAGGCTTTTCAACCTGGTGCCATACATTACTTTCTCATACATGCCTAAACAGGGCCAGACAGTAAAACTATCATATACCCAAAGGCTTTCGAGGCCAGGCATCTGGTACCTGAATCCTTATGTTAACAACAGCGATTCGCTCAATATTAGTTATGGTAATCCCATGCTGAAATCTGAAGTGTCGCATTCATTCGAGCTTGGGTATACATACTTTGCACCCAAATTCAATTTTTCAGTTACCTCCTCTTCAAGTTTTGCCAATAATTCAATTGAGAGGATCTCAAGAGTTGAATCAAACGGATCTACAGCCAGCACTTACGAAAACATCGGAAAGGATCAGCTTTACAGATTAAACACTTATCTATCATACCGTCCCTCCGGTAAGCTCAATGTCTTTTTCAACGGCGGAGTAACCTACAGTAAGCTTGAAGCCATGACAGCCTATTCTATAAATAACGAGGGCTTTAGCTATCAGGGTTATGTAGGAGGGAGGAGGACACTCTGGAAAGACGGCTCGGTAAATGTCAATGTGGGATTATATTCTTCGAGCATTATGCTGCAGGGAAGGTCTTCATCATTCTTTTACACAGGCTTAAGCCTTTCTCAGTATTTCCTGAAGCGCAAACTTATGCTCTCTGTCTCTGCCACAGACCCGTTCTGGTACAGGAAGACGTACAAAAGCGAATCGCAGGATATAACATTCTTCTCTCATATGGAGAATTCATATCCTGCCCAAAACCTCAGGATAAACGTAGCCTATAATTTCGGTAAGCTCGATCTGCAGGTGAAGAAAGCACGGAGAGGTATCAGAAACGACGATTTAAAAAGCGGCGGAGAATCCTCGGGTACAACTACAACGCAACAGTAG
- a CDS encoding tetratricopeptide repeat-containing sensor histidine kinase, whose amino-acid sequence MRNIVFLFLLVPLTLNAGELSYRWKHTDTLKVEGDSARLSYLLTLCWEHRNAAPELSVKYGTQAIDLAVLTNDYNSLSKAYGFVGVAYRIMGKYSRAVDYYYKGLEVSVKYGLTEQAGYSYLNLANLYVYQELSALATENLKKAGKIAGELALKPMLAYVNMYQGRIFSLDGKLDSALISYRQSLSLRQELNQLAEQATCYKYIGDIYFMQGDLKAANDNYNLSLEKVDKENDKDLYANLLIKKSLIFLNHNDIRQASSLAGEAYKTACEIGANMTIKDALNVLVKLSLLNKDYKTASELQQKVIQYNDTLFSKQLSEKIFLLEYQLEKQQRNAKIDLLNKDNTIKDLRIRRIRIISIALTTLVLLLAAVFIVLLSLLKQRRKHEELLELQNREITKQSEAIELQNKKLTESNEKLEISEAELKRIVQTKDKLFSIIAHDLRNPFTALIGLTELLHENAGNIDSKEMYVYVTMINESSHKLLQLIENLLQWARSQTGTLKLVKSELVLWNLTEDVLKIYSTQAEAKGISLKNEIPGDIKVYADQEILATVIRNLISNGIKYTRKGGSVNCSASGDNGKVVLKISDTGVGMSSQMLEKLFSIENTFTTEGTGNEVGTGLGLVICKEFIETLGGTISIESMPGTGTTVFVTLPAS is encoded by the coding sequence ATGAGGAATATAGTTTTTCTTTTTCTTTTGGTCCCTCTGACTCTGAATGCCGGGGAGTTGTCATACAGATGGAAACACACTGATACCCTGAAAGTAGAGGGAGATTCTGCAAGGCTAAGTTATCTTCTCACCTTATGCTGGGAGCATAGAAATGCCGCCCCTGAGCTCTCTGTAAAATATGGCACTCAGGCAATCGATCTTGCTGTTCTGACAAACGATTATAATAGTCTTTCAAAAGCTTATGGTTTTGTGGGAGTCGCTTACAGGATTATGGGGAAATACTCCAGGGCCGTCGACTATTACTATAAGGGTCTGGAAGTATCTGTTAAATACGGTTTAACCGAGCAGGCCGGTTATTCATATCTTAATCTTGCTAACCTCTATGTTTATCAGGAATTGTCTGCTCTGGCGACAGAGAACCTGAAAAAGGCCGGAAAAATAGCCGGGGAACTTGCTCTGAAACCGATGCTTGCTTATGTTAATATGTACCAGGGCAGAATTTTCAGTCTCGACGGAAAGCTCGACAGCGCGCTGATAAGCTACAGACAGTCACTATCGCTGAGGCAGGAACTTAATCAACTGGCAGAGCAGGCTACCTGCTATAAATATATTGGAGATATCTATTTTATGCAGGGCGACTTAAAAGCTGCAAATGACAACTATAACCTGTCGCTTGAAAAAGTTGACAAAGAGAATGATAAGGATTTGTATGCCAACCTTTTGATTAAGAAATCACTTATTTTTCTGAACCATAATGATATCAGGCAAGCCTCATCCCTGGCCGGCGAAGCTTACAAAACTGCATGTGAAATAGGGGCTAATATGACAATAAAAGATGCCCTGAATGTACTTGTTAAGCTGTCTTTATTAAACAAGGATTATAAAACAGCATCAGAATTACAGCAAAAAGTAATTCAGTATAATGATACTTTATTCAGCAAACAGTTATCTGAAAAGATCTTTTTATTAGAATACCAGCTTGAAAAGCAACAGAGAAATGCTAAAATTGATTTGCTGAATAAGGATAACACAATAAAAGATCTCCGTATTCGGCGAATAAGGATAATAAGTATTGCTCTAACAACATTGGTTCTTCTGCTGGCAGCAGTTTTTATTGTTCTCCTCTCACTTCTGAAGCAAAGGAGAAAGCATGAAGAGCTTCTTGAGCTGCAAAACCGCGAAATTACTAAACAGAGTGAAGCTATTGAACTGCAAAACAAGAAACTGACTGAATCGAATGAGAAACTCGAAATATCGGAAGCAGAACTCAAGAGGATAGTCCAGACAAAAGACAAACTCTTCTCAATAATAGCACATGATCTCAGGAATCCGTTTACAGCCCTCATTGGACTGACAGAACTTTTGCACGAGAATGCAGGCAATATCGACTCAAAGGAGATGTATGTTTATGTAACGATGATAAATGAATCATCGCATAAATTGCTGCAGCTTATTGAGAATTTACTGCAATGGGCAAGGAGTCAGACAGGTACACTGAAACTTGTAAAAAGTGAACTTGTTCTCTGGAACCTGACAGAGGATGTGCTGAAGATTTATTCGACCCAGGCTGAAGCAAAAGGAATCAGTCTGAAGAATGAAATACCCGGGGATATTAAAGTATATGCAGATCAGGAAATTCTTGCAACGGTAATCAGGAACCTGATTTCGAACGGTATTAAATACACGCGGAAGGGCGGAAGTGTCAACTGCTCAGCTTCCGGGGATAATGGAAAAGTAGTCCTGAAGATTTCAGATACCGGCGTAGGAATGAGCAGTCAGATGCTCGAAAAACTTTTCAGTATTGAGAATACCTTCACAACGGAAGGAACCGGCAACGAGGTGGGGACAGGTTTAGGACTTGTCATCTGCAAAGAATTTATTGAAACACTCGGCGGCACTATTTCTATCGAAAGCATGCCTGGTACCGGGACTACAGTTTTTGTCACATTACCGGCTTCTTAA
- a CDS encoding RNA polymerase sigma factor has product MDQEQMFREAIQESDRMIFNICCHFFGRGDQAEDVYQEILLKVWLNIKNFRGESKIRTWIGRIAVNVCLSNIAKLKKSSAMFVHISMPDHADKAGENDADTEEEEAKLAFFESFKSKLNPVDKTLISLYLEDIEYREIAQITGLSEGNARTRLHRIKEQIKKEWEEKNGTR; this is encoded by the coding sequence ATGGACCAGGAACAAATGTTCAGGGAAGCAATTCAGGAAAGCGACAGAATGATTTTTAACATCTGCTGCCATTTCTTTGGCAGAGGCGATCAGGCTGAAGATGTCTATCAGGAAATACTATTAAAGGTCTGGCTTAATATTAAGAACTTCCGTGGAGAATCGAAGATCAGGACCTGGATTGGAAGGATTGCAGTTAATGTATGCCTTTCAAATATTGCGAAACTGAAAAAGAGCTCTGCAATGTTTGTCCATATCTCTATGCCTGATCATGCTGACAAGGCTGGCGAAAATGATGCTGATACTGAAGAGGAAGAAGCCAAACTGGCTTTTTTTGAATCCTTTAAAAGTAAATTGAATCCAGTTGACAAGACACTGATTTCTCTTTATCTGGAGGACATTGAGTACAGAGAGATTGCCCAGATCACAGGACTTTCCGAAGGCAATGCCAGGACAAGATTACACAGGATTAAGGAACAGATTAAAAAGGAATGGGAGGAGAAAAATGGAACTAGATGA
- a CDS encoding DUF559 domain-containing protein, with protein MKNQNIFNRKSLKFFRSTLRNRSTSAEAELWNILKSKKLDLRKFRRQHSIGNYIVDFFCASEKLIIELDGNPHGEYHKIEKDIKRDQYLEGLGFSILRFENRLVFQDPEFVKNEIRKNFKNKNPVFE; from the coding sequence ATGAAAAACCAAAACATCTTTAACAGGAAAAGTCTTAAGTTCTTCAGATCAACACTCAGGAACAGGTCCACTTCCGCTGAGGCTGAGTTATGGAACATTTTAAAGTCAAAGAAACTTGATTTAAGAAAATTCAGAAGACAACACAGTATTGGCAATTACATAGTTGACTTTTTTTGTGCTTCAGAAAAACTAATAATTGAACTTGATGGTAATCCGCATGGTGAATATCATAAAATAGAAAAAGACATTAAAAGAGATCAATATCTTGAAGGCCTTGGATTTTCAATACTTAGGTTTGAAAACAGATTAGTATTCCAGGATCCTGAATTTGTAAAAAATGAGATTAGGAAAAACTTCAAGAATAAAAATCCTGTTTTTGAATAA
- a CDS encoding L-lactate dehydrogenase, translating to MENYIKNLGGRKVVVVGAGSVGATYCYALAQTGMANEIVIIDKNEELAKGQVSDLVHGQPFFPTVNIRQGSGKDFTDANLIVITAGAAQKPGETRLDLLKKNAAIVGSVAEEVAASGSQGVMLIVTNPVDVLTWVALKRSGWDRSRVIGSGTVLDSARFRHFISTHCNVDVHNVHGYVLGEHGDSEFAAWSMTNIGGIGIDNYCPLCNACQGWKKERMNIEKQVRESAYHIINAKGSTHFAVGLSLVKITGSILRNQNSVLTVSVLLNGEYGLSDVCLSVPSIISDSGVVRIVDGPLAPEELVLLKHSAEVLKDAIASLL from the coding sequence ATGGAAAATTATATTAAAAACCTGGGCGGGAGAAAAGTGGTGGTGGTTGGTGCAGGATCGGTAGGTGCAACCTACTGTTATGCCCTTGCACAAACCGGAATGGCTAATGAGATAGTAATAATAGATAAAAATGAGGAGCTGGCAAAGGGACAGGTATCTGACCTGGTTCATGGTCAGCCATTTTTCCCGACGGTAAATATACGTCAGGGATCGGGCAAGGATTTTACCGATGCAAATCTGATTGTTATTACGGCAGGTGCCGCTCAGAAACCAGGTGAAACAAGGCTCGATCTGCTGAAAAAGAATGCAGCAATTGTGGGATCTGTTGCTGAGGAGGTTGCTGCAAGCGGGTCGCAGGGTGTTATGCTTATTGTCACCAACCCGGTGGATGTGCTAACCTGGGTTGCTCTTAAGAGGTCGGGCTGGGACCGCAGCCGGGTAATCGGCTCAGGAACAGTGCTCGACAGTGCCCGCTTCAGGCATTTTATTTCAACTCACTGCAATGTTGATGTGCATAATGTGCATGGTTATGTTCTCGGAGAACATGGCGACAGTGAGTTTGCTGCCTGGTCGATGACAAATATCGGAGGGATAGGAATTGATAACTATTGTCCTCTCTGCAACGCCTGTCAGGGCTGGAAGAAGGAAAGAATGAATATTGAAAAGCAGGTACGTGAGTCGGCTTATCATATTATAAATGCAAAAGGCTCAACACATTTTGCTGTCGGACTCTCTCTTGTGAAGATAACCGGATCAATACTGAGGAATCAGAACAGTGTACTTACCGTTTCAGTACTCCTCAATGGCGAATACGGACTTAGTGATGTCTGCCTGAGTGTCCCTTCAATTATTTCAGATTCGGGAGTGGTGAGGATAGTTGACGGTCCGCTGGCTCCTGAAGAACTTGTATTGTTGAAACACTCCGCAGAGGTGCTGAAGGATGCCATTGCTTCGCTATTATAG